A window from Flavobacterium sp. 83 encodes these proteins:
- a CDS encoding AlpA family transcriptional regulator yields MELFQKQLDRIEVLIEKQNILKKEILSLEEAAKYLQLSKSCLYKITSSKEIPHYVPGGKKIYILKGDLDNWVLSGKVNSVNEINLETERYLGKTSKNQS; encoded by the coding sequence ATGGAATTATTCCAAAAACAATTAGACAGAATTGAAGTCTTAATAGAGAAACAAAACATTCTAAAAAAAGAGATTTTATCTCTTGAAGAAGCAGCAAAGTATCTGCAATTATCAAAATCGTGTCTTTACAAAATTACAAGTAGTAAGGAAATCCCGCATTACGTACCTGGAGGTAAAAAAATCTACATCCTTAAAGGGGATCTTGACAATTGGGTTTTAAGTGGTAAGGTTAATTCTGTAAATGAAATTAACCTAGAAACAGAACGTTACTTGGGTAAAACTTCTAAAAACCAATCATGA
- the mce gene encoding methylmalonyl-CoA epimerase, with translation MKKIEHIGIAVTDLETSNLIFEKLLGSAPYKFEEVESEGVTTSFFNVGSNKIELLAATNPDSPIAKFIAKKGEGIHHIAFDVEDIISEMSRLKGEGFVVLNEIPKKGADNKLVVFLHPKSTNGVLIELCQEIR, from the coding sequence ATGAAAAAAATAGAGCATATTGGTATTGCGGTCACTGATTTAGAAACATCGAATTTAATTTTTGAAAAGCTATTAGGCTCTGCTCCGTATAAATTTGAAGAAGTAGAAAGTGAAGGGGTAACGACCTCTTTCTTTAATGTTGGTTCTAATAAAATTGAACTTTTAGCCGCAACCAATCCAGATAGTCCTATTGCGAAATTTATTGCCAAGAAAGGAGAGGGGATACATCACATTGCTTTTGATGTAGAAGATATCATTTCAGAGATGTCGCGTTTGAAAGGAGAAGGATTTGTTGTTTTGAATGAAATCCCAAAAAAGGGAGCAGACAACAAGTTGGTTGTCTTTTTGCATCCTAAAAGTACTAATGGGGTCTTAATTGAATTGTGTCAGGAAATAAGGTAA
- a CDS encoding DUF6617 family protein — protein sequence MAQQINSTLDNPLLFLEKFIKSDLFTDFINSHYINPSVEINKDDLSIQYIKDYYENEPFLPVKVYFKDYLESRLNTTVTNSIYLIEEKTEQIVNNGNSTKNYLDKQKQILADITLYSEINQEHHNLIHPYLKKISKTLSRKQLGHFNDTNVYSKKTNVEPYFIPLISKKKIRLLYHIAKDLGLIDFAQVTQQSFENVFTGSNPLLSNDKILFQCSTREAVYFLEQIKKYFKNLNPTSIGNSEAFMTKSTKNKPSVPISTVNYIKVNCQLNKIQNEKLNNIKSRILSLTRI from the coding sequence ATGGCTCAACAAATAAATTCTACATTAGACAATCCACTTCTCTTTTTGGAAAAATTTATAAAATCTGACTTGTTTACAGATTTTATAAATTCACATTATATAAATCCATCTGTAGAGATTAATAAGGATGACCTTTCAATTCAATACATCAAAGACTATTATGAAAACGAACCATTTTTACCTGTAAAAGTTTATTTTAAAGATTATTTAGAAAGCAGGCTGAATACTACAGTAACTAACAGTATTTATCTAATTGAAGAAAAGACTGAACAAATAGTAAACAATGGAAATTCAACAAAAAATTACCTTGACAAACAAAAACAGATTCTTGCTGATATAACGTTATATTCTGAAATTAATCAAGAGCATCACAACTTAATACATCCTTACTTAAAAAAAATTTCAAAAACATTAAGTAGAAAACAGCTGGGACATTTTAATGACACTAATGTTTATTCAAAAAAAACAAACGTAGAGCCATACTTCATACCATTGATAAGTAAAAAAAAAATTCGATTACTTTATCATATTGCAAAAGATTTGGGGCTTATTGATTTCGCTCAAGTAACACAACAAAGTTTTGAGAATGTTTTTACAGGATCAAATCCGTTGTTAAGTAATGATAAGATTTTATTCCAATGTTCAACGAGAGAAGCTGTCTACTTTTTGGAACAAATTAAAAAATACTTTAAAAATTTGAATCCAACATCAATTGGAAATAGCGAAGCTTTCATGACAAAATCAACTAAAAATAAACCTTCAGTCCCAATTTCTACAGTTAACTATATTAAGGTTAATTGCCAATTGAATAAAATTCAAAACGAAAAATTAAACAATATCAAGTCGAGAATACTGAGTTTGACTAGAATTTAA
- a CDS encoding Ig-like domain-containing protein — translation MLKNNLKYISLFLILIMVGCAKRGSITGGLKDTIAPVLKISFPKNFNTNFKGNEIKLVFDENIKLKNLNKQLIISPPMKNEPLILPTTASKFITIKIKDTLQPNTTYSFNFGQSIADNNEGNPFNQFKYVFSTGNYIDSLSIGGTVKDAYEKDAESFISVMLYEANDTFKDSIVYKENPRYITNTLDSLKTFRLENLKAGKYLLVAMKDYNNNNKFNSKKDKIGFHKQFISIPNDTIYNLALFREVPTFKAFKPIQASGNRLVMGYEGKINQANSTPKIILKNKNEILNTIVTQLPKKDSLQIWYKPVKADSLTLAVAKENYNMTFSFKIKDQKKDTLNIAPLQTGVLHFRDRFTLETATPLAAFDNSKIKLVNKAKASVPFTTEYDEFNQKLYFDFKKEPLENYTVSILPGALTDFFEKSNDSLTYKLTTKNTADYGNLSVSLQNVKQFPVIVELTNTKGEVLATGYSEKNTIIDFNLIEPALYTLRAVYDENKNKEWDSGNYLEKRQAEEVIYFSKEIDVRANWDVNQVFDLSLPYTAEPKKKADKKKTDKKNKKL, via the coding sequence ATGTTGAAAAACAATTTAAAATATATTTCCTTATTTTTAATTTTAATTATGGTTGGTTGTGCAAAAAGAGGCAGCATTACCGGAGGCTTGAAAGATACCATTGCACCCGTTTTAAAAATAAGTTTCCCAAAAAATTTCAATACTAACTTCAAAGGAAATGAGATTAAATTAGTCTTTGACGAAAATATCAAATTAAAGAATTTAAACAAGCAGTTGATTATTTCACCTCCAATGAAAAATGAACCTTTGATTCTACCAACAACTGCCAGTAAATTTATCACTATAAAAATTAAAGACACACTGCAGCCCAACACAACTTATAGCTTCAACTTTGGCCAGAGTATAGCAGATAACAACGAAGGAAATCCATTCAACCAGTTCAAATATGTGTTTTCAACCGGAAACTATATTGACTCTTTGTCTATTGGAGGAACTGTAAAAGATGCTTATGAAAAAGATGCAGAATCATTCATTTCTGTTATGTTATATGAAGCAAATGATACTTTTAAGGATTCAATAGTTTATAAAGAAAATCCACGATATATAACAAACACTTTAGATAGTCTAAAAACATTCCGTTTAGAAAATCTTAAAGCAGGAAAATACCTTCTTGTAGCAATGAAAGACTACAACAATAATAACAAATTCAATTCAAAAAAAGACAAAATTGGATTTCACAAACAATTCATTTCTATCCCAAACGATACTATTTACAACTTAGCATTATTTAGAGAAGTACCTACATTCAAGGCTTTCAAACCAATCCAAGCATCAGGAAATCGATTAGTAATGGGATACGAAGGAAAGATTAATCAAGCCAATTCAACACCTAAAATAATCTTGAAAAATAAGAATGAAATCCTAAATACAATTGTCACCCAATTACCAAAAAAAGATTCCCTACAAATATGGTACAAACCTGTAAAAGCAGATTCGTTAACTTTAGCAGTAGCCAAAGAGAACTATAACATGACTTTTTCTTTTAAAATAAAAGACCAGAAAAAAGACACTTTAAACATTGCACCTTTACAAACCGGAGTATTACATTTCAGAGATCGATTTACTTTAGAAACCGCCACACCATTAGCAGCTTTTGATAATTCAAAAATAAAGCTAGTTAACAAAGCAAAGGCTTCTGTTCCTTTTACAACTGAATATGATGAATTCAACCAGAAATTGTATTTCGATTTTAAGAAAGAACCTCTTGAAAACTATACCGTTTCCATCCTACCAGGTGCATTGACTGATTTTTTTGAAAAATCAAATGATTCACTAACATATAAGTTAACTACAAAAAACACCGCTGACTATGGAAATCTTAGTGTGTCTTTACAAAATGTGAAACAATTTCCAGTCATAGTAGAACTGACTAATACAAAAGGAGAAGTTTTAGCTACCGGATATTCTGAAAAAAACACAATAATCGACTTTAATCTAATTGAACCTGCACTTTATACCCTAAGAGCCGTTTACGATGAAAACAAAAATAAAGAATGGGATTCAGGAAATTATTTAGAAAAACGCCAGGCAGAAGAAGTGATTTATTTTTCGAAAGAAATAGACGTTCGAGCTAATTGGGACGTTAACCAAGTTTTCGATTTAAGCCTTCCCTATACTGCTGAACCTAAAAAGAAAGCGGATAAAAAGAAAACAGATAAAAAGAATAAAAAACTATAA
- a CDS encoding site-specific integrase: protein MSNIKIALRDKPNREGLYPIVFKITKDRKTKIITLGMYCLKKDWDEKSSQFKKSYPNYLQRNRALLNFKQKALTIIDGFNFEEIDFTLNQFEEKLKGKEQSKITVLEFWLDKINDLNLAGRTGNARAHQDTKNSFFKFHKNQKVLFREITVEVLDKYETHLRANGSNDGGIGVRMRELRALYNEAIRRGVVLEKYYPFKVYKVSKLKGKGFKKALTRDEVKKIENLDENKHPHLSEAKYLFVFSYYTRGMNFYDMMKLRWDNIDNDKIIYTRSKTKGKFIVKILEPVQEILNFYKTVNILTGYVFPILLKEGLTPIQIENRKFKKLKQFNSDLKKIAKIVGIEKPVTSYVARHSFATNLKELGISTDIISQSMGHHNVSITTAYLKDFDNDIIDDANEKLLMEPISIYNLNYEKRYTA from the coding sequence ATGTCAAATATAAAAATAGCCTTAAGAGATAAGCCTAATAGAGAGGGATTATATCCTATCGTATTTAAGATAACTAAAGATAGAAAAACGAAGATAATTACATTAGGCATGTATTGTCTTAAAAAAGATTGGGATGAGAAATCATCCCAATTTAAAAAAAGTTATCCTAACTATCTTCAAAGAAATAGAGCGTTATTAAACTTCAAACAAAAAGCTTTGACTATAATAGATGGATTTAATTTTGAAGAGATAGATTTTACTCTAAATCAATTTGAAGAGAAACTTAAGGGAAAGGAGCAGAGTAAAATAACTGTTTTAGAATTTTGGTTGGATAAAATTAATGATTTAAACCTTGCAGGAAGGACAGGGAATGCCCGTGCTCATCAAGACACAAAAAACTCTTTCTTTAAATTCCATAAAAACCAAAAGGTTTTATTCAGAGAAATCACTGTCGAAGTTTTGGATAAGTATGAGACTCATCTAAGAGCCAATGGCAGTAATGATGGGGGAATAGGAGTAAGAATGCGTGAACTAAGAGCATTATATAATGAAGCTATTAGAAGAGGTGTTGTTCTAGAGAAATACTATCCTTTCAAAGTTTATAAAGTCTCAAAATTAAAAGGGAAGGGTTTCAAAAAAGCCTTGACAAGAGATGAAGTTAAAAAGATTGAAAACCTGGATGAGAATAAACATCCTCATTTATCAGAAGCTAAATATCTATTTGTTTTTTCTTATTACACAAGAGGTATGAATTTTTATGACATGATGAAGCTAAGATGGGATAATATTGATAATGATAAAATTATCTATACTCGTTCTAAGACTAAAGGAAAATTTATTGTTAAGATTCTAGAACCAGTTCAGGAAATTCTCAATTTTTACAAAACAGTAAATATTTTAACAGGATATGTGTTTCCAATCCTTTTAAAAGAGGGGCTTACTCCTATTCAAATTGAGAATAGGAAATTTAAGAAGCTAAAGCAGTTTAATAGTGATCTGAAGAAAATTGCAAAAATAGTTGGTATTGAAAAGCCTGTTACGAGTTATGTAGCGAGACACAGTTTTGCCACTAATCTGAAAGAATTAGGGATTTCAACTGATATTATAAGTCAATCTATGGGGCATCATAACGTAAGTATCACTACGGCTTATCTAAAAGATTTTGATAATGATATTATTGATGATGCCAATGAAAAACTTTTAATGGAACCAATTTCAATTTACAATCTAAATTATGAGAAAAGATATACAGCCTAA
- a CDS encoding succinate dehydrogenase/fumarate reductase iron-sulfur subunit, producing the protein MKLTLKIWRQKNAATEGKIVEYPIDHIEPDMSFLEMLDILNDELIMKGDEPIAFDHDCREGICGMCSLYINGEAHGPDRGVTTCQLHMRMFKDGDTIFIEPFRAKAFPVIKDLVVDRSSFDRIQHAGGFISVNTSGNTIDANTIPINKKDADTAFDAAACIGCGACVATCKNSSAMLFVAAKVSQYALLPQGRIEATDRVLNMVSQMDAEGFGNCTNTGACEVECPKGISLENIARMNREYMSASLKG; encoded by the coding sequence ATGAAACTTACATTAAAAATATGGCGTCAGAAAAATGCCGCTACAGAAGGGAAAATAGTTGAATATCCTATAGATCATATTGAACCAGATATGTCATTTCTTGAAATGCTTGACATTTTGAATGATGAATTAATCATGAAAGGGGATGAACCAATAGCTTTTGACCACGACTGTCGTGAAGGAATTTGCGGAATGTGTTCTTTGTATATCAATGGGGAGGCTCACGGGCCAGACAGAGGTGTTACAACATGTCAATTGCACATGAGAATGTTTAAAGATGGTGATACTATTTTTATTGAACCATTTAGAGCTAAAGCATTTCCTGTAATTAAAGATTTAGTTGTTGACAGAAGTTCTTTTGACAGGATTCAACATGCTGGAGGGTTTATATCTGTAAATACTTCTGGAAATACAATTGATGCAAATACAATTCCAATTAACAAGAAAGATGCTGATACTGCATTTGATGCTGCTGCTTGTATCGGTTGTGGAGCTTGTGTTGCTACTTGTAAAAACTCATCAGCAATGTTATTTGTTGCTGCAAAAGTGTCTCAATATGCGTTGTTACCACAAGGACGAATTGAAGCTACTGACAGAGTTTTAAATATGGTTAGTCAAATGGATGCTGAAGGTTTTGGTAACTGTACCAATACTGGAGCTTGTGAAGTAGAATGTCCAAAAGGAATCTCTCTTGAAAATATTGCTCGTATGAATAGAGAATATATGTCTGCAAGTCTGAAAGGATAA
- a CDS encoding nitrilase family protein, whose amino-acid sequence MEVAIIQSSLYWENPRQNRNYFEEKINTINSDLIVLPEMFTSGFTMNPVNVAETMQGETMMWLKSLAKAKKTAITGSLVIKENNNFYNRMVFVFPSGEIQFYDKKHLFTLAGEDKVYTSGSQKNIVAYLDWKICLQVCYDLRFPVFSRNSEDYDLLIYVASWPKIRTNAWDALLKARAIENMCYAIGVNRIGEDNNGYQYIGHSQVIDFLGNYIVEPVESESILFAELNKEKMLQTRQKLGFLNDRDAFEIKKL is encoded by the coding sequence ATGGAAGTAGCAATTATTCAATCGTCACTTTACTGGGAAAACCCAAGGCAAAATCGAAACTATTTCGAAGAAAAAATCAATACAATTAACAGTGATTTGATTGTACTTCCGGAAATGTTTACATCGGGTTTTACGATGAATCCGGTAAATGTTGCAGAGACAATGCAAGGAGAAACGATGATGTGGCTAAAGTCTTTGGCGAAAGCAAAAAAAACGGCTATTACAGGAAGTTTAGTTATAAAAGAAAATAATAATTTTTATAACAGAATGGTATTCGTTTTTCCATCAGGGGAAATTCAATTCTATGATAAAAAACACTTATTTACGTTGGCTGGAGAAGATAAAGTGTATACCAGTGGATCTCAAAAAAATATTGTAGCGTATTTGGATTGGAAAATTTGCCTGCAAGTATGTTATGATTTAAGATTTCCGGTGTTCTCCAGGAATTCTGAGGATTATGATTTGTTGATTTATGTAGCAAGTTGGCCAAAAATAAGAACAAATGCTTGGGATGCATTGCTTAAAGCCCGTGCAATAGAAAATATGTGCTATGCGATTGGGGTTAATAGGATAGGGGAAGACAATAATGGCTATCAATATATTGGCCACTCGCAAGTGATAGATTTTCTCGGGAATTACATTGTTGAACCAGTAGAGTCTGAAAGTATTCTCTTTGCGGAATTAAATAAAGAAAAGATGCTGCAAACCAGACAAAAGTTAGGTTTTTTGAATGATAGAGATGCTTTTGAAATAAAAAAATTATAG